The region CTGAATACGGTTTTAGGAGATGTGGGGACAACTCGAAGGCCTCATCACCCACACAGACATATGGCATAGGTGGTCCAGTTGTACCCGGGAGTGCTCTTGCTGGTGGAAAGTCATACGTGTCTCCATACAAACAACGGCCCATCGGTGAATTTTTGAAGacttgggagtcgttggaccggccataggctccaatgtccacagccagaaatttagttggcatctgcaatggccatgagtacgattgaaaagtacttcttgtaattgaagtactctgagCCTGATCCTGACGGTTTTGCAATACGGATGTGTTTTCCATCTACGGCACCcaagcaatttgggaaatggcacagtttctcaaacacttctgcactctgcagccagatgtcccttgtcggttgtggaatgtactccgtgtgCAAGTTATCCCATATAGCGCAGCAGGTCACTTTCACAATTCCGGAAATAGTTGATACTCCAAGGCGGAACTGGTAGTGTAGTGAAAAGTTAGGGATTCTCCTGTAGCCAAGAagctgtgaaaaacaaaaaaaatgttagtaAAAATTGCAAAGACCAACATAAAATTTTTAAGCAATTTAcacaaatattacatttttttttttttcaagtttcaAAAAATGGCACTGCAGAATTTTTTTGTCTGTTGTATTGCacattaaaaacagcatttttacatctgtgcattcctattatgcagcaggtgttaaaaaatttggaatggccccaaacaataaaaaaattaacatgctcCAGAAAATGCAACGAAGTGTTTCAGCGCAGGATTTTGTGgagcatgttcactgctgatgtggttttccataggttaaaatATGTTTACATGGCATTAAATATgaacaatgattaaaaaaaaaaaaacaagcagaaaaacagcttaccgcagggtcactatcagccgctccgccggtgaaatggaaaacctcatgcgtgtgtcctgcctttggatgacatccccaacttgttccagcaACAAATCAAAAATTAGTCCGGTTTCTGCCACAACTCCATGTACAGAGTAGAATAGacgccccgggtcatccgcagtgcgttaatgggatgaatccatagTCTGCGATGTCGAGggtgaagcatcctccgtctttctgctgccgcctccttctcctgaACCATTATATCCAGCCGATTGGTCTCAAAAATCACATCAGTAACTACGTTCGCAATCCTcacaagtactccttccatctctcaCCAGTTTGCTGATCAATGTGTTTAATTCAAAGTGCAGATTATTTCAAACACATAATGAGAAATAGCGAGGTGCGGGGAGtgcaggaggacgacggccgtttagtgcaatcagcacttctacgggtccatgtgagataAAATGTAATTTCCTTTTATAGAGGCTACATGCACATCAACAGTGAAAAAGAATACTGACATTTTGTTATAATTAATGCAAAAATTATATTCCAACAATTATACCAGTATATATTTTCATATGCTTACTGAACGCAAACGAAATTTATAGGAATACGGCCATATCTAGTTTATCATTCAGGCCTAATGGTCCCTGGGCATTTGCCTTTATAATCCATTTCCCTTCCTCCCTCAGTAGGAGCCTATTATGGTTACCTCCCTGGGGTGggaatttaaagggccactgtcacccccctccagccgttataaactaaaagagccaccttgtgcagcagtaatgctgcattctaacaaggtggctcttttagttttaggttcaagtataccccccaaaaaagcgtttttatacttagccataattggtgtctctagccacgtaggctggtcctccctccccagcttggccagatcctctgccgtcactcacatcttcttggtctttctgcgccgccccctcagcgctgtttacgttttcaaaccggcgcctgcgctgtgtagtactgttctgcgccggcgctgtgtagtactgttctgcgccggcgctgtgtagtactgttctgcgccggcgctgtgtagtactgttctgcgccggcgctgtgtagtactgttctgcgccggcgctgtgtagtactgttctgcgccggcGCTGTGTAGTACTCTTCTGCGccggcgctgtgtagtactgttctgcgccggcgctgtgtagtactgttctgcgctggcgctgtgtagtactgttctgcgccggcgcagtaagctctggccgtctgccgtccaagccaggctttcacactgcgcctgcgtgggcagtgcggcccccacctttggaatcccagccccgcactgtgcataatgcataacacagtgcggggctgggacggcagacggccagagcttactgcgccggcgcagaacagtactacacaggatCTACCAGGAGTccaccaccgagggccacgtcggtagaccccacccctctgaccccccGTCTGGCCCTTCtggtacctctgccccatccacttcCACCGCCGAAAGCACTGGAGCAGCATCGCAGCCTTTGTAACTTGAAGCTGCTGTTCAAGACTTAGCATTCCCTTTTCCACACCCctttgatcctgccacctctacaccaccattaggttcgtggctgcagcgacagaggggtcaggaaagcagctatgctcctgagttcttgcatctcAATGCAGCCTTCGAAAGctttttcaaaattttgggagagcaagtgactgctgggttcaacatggtgcaatcacgcatcagtgaaaacagcagtcgcttggataggctgcattcagatgcaagtcaagctCCAAGCAACCTTTTTTTCCATTCAATGCTCAGCCAGATCCTCTGCCATCACTGTTGCCCTTTCAGGGATCCTGGCCTCTTCATGTATTTTCCAGTAGATAATAGTCTCTACTACATGTGCTTCATGTATTGTAAGATTGGGTGTCAACATCCTCATCAGAGGAGTCATGGAATTAGTTATGGGCCTATTGTTTATTATCTGGAGGGCATCACTTAGATTATCCCTCCATTGCCCGAATGAAGTGTCAGATTGGTTCAACTTTTTAGGGTGACCTTTAGTAACCCATTCATTCTCTCTACTAACCCTGCTGCTTGAGGGTAATAAGGCATGTGATATACCCATTGAATGTTGTGTTCCATAGCATAGTCTTTGACTTGTTGTCCAGTAAAATGTGACCCATTATCTGTACTTGAAGTGGGACCCCATAATACTGTGTTATGATTTCTAAAGTTCTCAGTGTACTCCATTGTGTAGCTGCCTTGCATGGGAAACCTACCATCAGGCCTGAGTATGTGTCTACTGCGGTACAGACATACTTACACCTTCTGCTCCCTGGTAGTGGCCCTATAAAGTCCAtttgccaaatttgtgcaggtAATTGTCCCCTCCCTATGTgtcccattactgtgtgtggcacctCTCTCCTTTGGGAATGTTGACAAACATGACACTGCAATAATTTGTTTTATTATGTCCATGGTGAGGGGAACTCCTCTTTCCTGGGCCCACCTGTAAGTGGCTTTTTCTCCCAGGTGTCCACTTTTCTGATGTGCCCAAACGGCCGTACCGTGAAGCCATGTTTCTTTTGCTTTATCGGTTTCCGCCGTTGTTTGTCGAATGGCAGCTGCTCTATCTGCTTCAGAATTAAACAAACGTTCAAGTGAATCAGCAGGTACATGTGcatcaacataaaaaaacagtggtaggCGTGGTTTACATTATTTCTTCAATACTCTCCCACACCTCTTTCCCCCAAACTTCTTTTCCATGGATAAGCCATCCATATTTTTTTCCACCCCATCATCCATGTGGCTAGTCCATTTGCCACTGACCAAGAATCTGTCTACAAGTGACATTCACGTCCTTGCTCAAAACTCAGAGCTAAGAAAATTGCATATAATTCCGCATATTGACTGCTCTTACCATGACCttccatttttatatgtttttccaATTAGGAACTGGGAAATTGATTATTGTCTGTCTAGCTTTAGGCAAGAGTTTCCTATGTCCTTTGTTCCATTGAATTCCTAAAAATTTCACCACTTGGGCCGGTCCTTGGACCTTCAAcagcagttagataagtaatgatacttatgtgatcacttattcatacatgctcattcagggattgttttttcctcttttttttttcctttcacttttcagttgatttttacaagaagaaaattccttatctcaatcactccacctagttcagctcaaactgagttgaataatgtctcgttgacatacatacatacatacaaggctcacacagcctgcctattttgcactttggatttAACACattaactctatataaataaaactgcagcagtgtccactgacactttgAAAGCACttcaaggccaaacaacaaaaaccacagccttatacaaaatacagcttcatataatgtactgccaattcaaaatgaccaaaataacaacactgcacagagcctatcccagctctgtattacacacttatataaatacacaaccaattaataTATTGACAGATATTACAGATGAGATCTTATTTCTCTATAaaacattcatcctggaccttcataATCATGCATCCTAACTAACCATGCAATTTCTGTTTCTCCAGGTTTTTGTTTAAACTGGGTTAAGATGCTATCTACTTCATTTTGAGTATAATCCTCAGTTGAGATCCTGGTTCAAGTATGGGGAACACCTCGTTCCACCATAATGGGCTGTCCGTCATCTCCAAATTGAAGGTGACCAGCTGCATCACGGGCTTGCTCCCGGATTATTTCATTTTCCGtccttattattttttttccttttcgttTACGGTATTTATTTTGAGCAACTTTGATAGCAGCTTTTTCTGCTACACCCTGATAGTGTTCCAACTCatcttttagtaattttttttcccCTGCATTCCAGCACTACCCGTCTTCCTTCAGATTCAATCAGCCTCTGTTcagctttttttttccaacaaCAAAGAGTTCTTCTTGTGAATTGCTCTATAGGCGGTGGCCAACACCCAATAGAGACACTGCATCACCTGCCTTGGCAGGGACACCCTCGAGTAACTTAACAACATCGAGGGGTTAACTGCATCACCCGCCTTTGCGGGGACCCCCCTGAGTACATTAACAACATCAGTGGGTTCACTACCCTTGAGCTTACTAGACCACTGTTCCGCTAGTCCAGAACTGCTCAATTCATGTGCCAATATATTATACGGTGCCTCGGTCCAACTGGGCACGTCCACAACATCCTCCTGCTTTTTCCTTTCATTTCTCAAACATTGTAACAAAAACTTGGCAAAATGCCAAATGCTAATTTTTTGCACGAAGAATTATCAATAAAAACATATCACTGATAAAAACAGAATTTCAAAATTATGTTCAGACAAAAAGTTATAAAGATTTCTAAAAATTGGCTTTGCGCCAAAAAGAAATAATCTTCCAGCAACTTAACAATTTCCTTTGTCTAGACAATCAAACTTACaaaaatccatctattatctattacaaaattctttttaacaaaaaaaaacttgctttcataaaatcctgccgactacgccaatttaTGTCTTACCGAGTTTTCACTCCCGGAGGGGAAAACCCCTTACTTACGTAGCgctcactaatatactaattaggCAAGAAGACTACTAGGTCTCTATTTCGGtaaaacaatttatattttattaataatgaaaTAAAGTTTAATAATCAACAATTTAAGCTATGACTTGATATATGTACTACAGGCACATGAATTATAACAGCGCTAGCCTAACATTACATGATCATAATCATCATCTATATAATAGAGAAAGTAAGCATCTATATAATTACCAAATATTGTAACATCACTTCCCTGTCGGGGGACTCGACTGATGAGAAGGAAACATTCGGTAACACATCATCACAGATGTTATGCGTCCATAAAGTCTCCTGGAATGTCCCTACCCCCACCTAGATGCCGTCCTGTTTTATACATTTAAAACTGGATTCAGTTTCGTCATGCGTACTGGCATTTTTCTCGTATAACTTATTATTTTACAGATCACGAGCTGTTATTGCACAAATTCCATGCTTATCTTGTTGTTCACCCTTGAGAATATTTTCCTCAcactacaagaatgccgctgcgCATGCGTACATAgctgtttatgccacatctcctcATACAATACAAATAGGTCACTCTGAGGCCACTTTCCCGCTTCCATTTTGTCTTGTTTTACTCAGTTAATGGCAATAGATACGtgaaatcactatctacacatacattcagacattcttgtctcatttgtatcacagtctatctgctgaatatccagtaatgtcatatccagtggtggagaacagagaccgagcccggaatctgcctcgttccgcagtaggaaactcactggttttgtgagtacatctagctgcggaatgtccagtaatgtcttgtccagtggtggagaacagagaccgggcctggaatctgcctctttctaCAGTAGGAAAGTCGcttattcagtgagcagtgaggggtttttttttttgtttttttttctcttgatagttttgtgtttctgtgtattttttttcttctcaaagtattcacaggcggctgtggtccctgttgcttttttttcccgggctggcgactgtggtccctggtggctctggaagtataaagacccttgtaatctactatacacattgaaatgtcagcttcatagaatgcaagtcttcacagactgctacgacccataaccgtttactcccattaagtgacaccaacaaattatcaaaattgaagactttattgggaaatataggcataaaatttccatcttttaactttgggtaaatatttggtcgcagcttataaactcaggcaatatctgccaacaaatttgggtgtagggagatttactgccttccggactcccgggcaggtatcttcaccaccaacaaaactccacccttaCGCAGCTGCAACTGAAACAAAACCATAAcaaaaggggagggagggcgggaaacaggtccgggtccagggatcggatgAGCTATCAGCACTTCCTGgtgccagaagcagaggataagccccgccccctctgcggggagttaaccccatatcccattttggactcactaaatgggagatctgcttttaacacagggggaaggcgcagcagtcaggggacagcggcataagccgcagtgtcccaaagactgctacgacccataaccgtttactcccattaagtgacaccaacaaattatcaaaattgaagactttattgggaaatataggcataaaatttccatcttttaactttgggtaaatatttggtcgcagcttataaactcaggcaatatctgccaacaaatttgggtgtagggagatttactgccttccggactcccgggcaggtatcttcaccaccaacaaaactccacccttaCGCCAAGGAGGAGCGAATACAGAGAGCTGCGACCCCCCAAACGAAAGCATAGCCTGTACGACACCTTCACGAAGCCCATTGAGGAAGATATCCAAACCCGCCTCGTACGAATGAACTCCGTCTGAAATAAGAAAACCGGAATTATCTCCCTCCAGACGATGGTGCCTTACCACTACACCATTCTTAAATTTCACGAAGCTCGATATCCTCTGATTCAAAGAgcgtctggatctctccatagcatCCAATTCCCTGGCACCCCGCCACACCAGTTTTGGGATAACTTCGGACCAGATTAGTCGCATCAGCAGGAAAAAACTCGGGAATTCGTCCATATCAGATCTGATAAGCGTAAGCAGCTCGGCAAGTGGAAACGAAGACAGGTAATTTCCTCCGGCATGGATAACCACAATGGCGGGAGATGAAGAACCCCTTGTAATGTGAGCGACCTCCGGCAGCACTTGGGACCACGTCAGACCTCTCATACCACGCCATATCACATCGATATCAACAAAAACCAAGGATCGCCCTCCTGGGTACAATTCAGCACGACGAGCTGCCCAATAGATGTATGAGAGACCCACTATCCAGACACTGGGTCGCACTCCATCTAGGAAGTAAAGTATACAATTAGCCAACATATAATAACCAAAACACTAACGATAACTTCTCCGATTTGTATCTGGAGCTGCTTCTATATTATTGTtagacaaaacaaaaccaaaaccaaaaataaaattatttttaattataaCACTAAGTCAGGCTTGATATATCTGGCAAAACAGCGGGATATCCATCTGCCCAACCTTTGAATCTCTGATTCAAATAAACCCGCCCTGGAAGCTTCAGACGCTGCACCTATACGAAAAAAAAATGAGTCCCAAATTCTGCTGCAGGAATACCCAAAAAGAAGACAACGCACGTCTCAATATGGCTAAGAATTGGCCCAACACTAGAGGGAGACCACTCGCATGCATGAAAAATTGATAACCATCCTTTCTCACCTGCAAGTAGTTCTTGACTAACGTTCACGGACAAACGTCCTTATTGATGGCAAATATCGGGAACCACGTCCCCAGACCTCCTGATCAGTTTTAGATTTACATATCCTGATCATGAGATTGTAACAAATCAATACGTCATCACGCCTCAGCCCACCCGGTTTATTTAGGGCCGTGGGAAAGATCTCACTGACCCGCATGGCCCCAAAAAACGCCAGTTCGAAAGCTGCTGATGTAAGTGCAGCTTCATAGTTATAATCGCAAACTGATACCGCGGATTTAACCAAGCTAATTAGCAAATCAAAGGAGATAGGACGCCTATTGTCGCAGTGCATTATCCACTCGGAGCCAACCTTTCAATAGCTGGctggctaaaaaaaagaaaaatgttttgtgAAATCCGACCATCCTTGCAATTTAAAATGGAAGGCTAACGCAGACACACGGTTGCGCGCTACTGCACCCGATACTCCCTTGGCATGCAATTTGGATAGAAATGCCATGGTCACCTGCATCCGAACATCATCAGAAGACCCCACCGGCTTTCCGTCTGCTAAAAaccaccactcctcccacgccttaccataggcTCTCCAGGTCGACGGAGCTACCGATGAGCGTATTAGCGGCATCAGGTCCCCAGGACATCCCAGATCGAATGTGGGCAATCCACCTCCTCCAAACGCTCCGGAAGAAGCAAATCCCGTAGGTCCTGTGAATAAATCGCAGTTACTAACTCTGGAACAGTCTCATTGTTATCAGGAAATGTATTAGATTTAAATCAAAcattaaacattaaacattttaaTACTATGGATCTGATCAGGTACAAAAACCAAAATGAAGGAAATGCTAGGTAGCTGATGGCATGCGCCCCTCCAACGGTTTCAAGGTGTAAGCGGATCCGCATGTTGACCAATAGTGGGCCCCATAGTTCCATGACAAGCGCAACGGGGAAAGGTCAATCAAGGTTGGGTCACCGTTACACTCCTTGGAATCCAGGAAGCAGGCCATTGGCCGGAGCATATTTGGCAGCCGAAACGAACACTGAAACCCGTGTGGCCTGACGCGGCAAACAACAAACCCATATCAACGGTTGAACACTCTGTCTCCTGAAAGCAAGTCCTACCATTGTAATTGCTGAGAAACATCTTCCATGTGTTTAAATCAGAAAGTAACTGAGCCGTGATCCTGAATCTGTGATGACGTTG is a window of Ranitomeya variabilis isolate aRanVar5 chromosome 2, aRanVar5.hap1, whole genome shotgun sequence DNA encoding:
- the LOC143808915 gene encoding uncharacterized protein LOC143808915; protein product: MRGLTWSQVLPEVAHITRGSSSPAIVVIHAGGNYLSSFPLAELLTLIRSDMDEFPSFFLLMRLIWSEVIPKLVWRGARELDAMERSRRSLNQRISSFVKFKNGVVVRHHRLEGDNSGFLISDGVHSYEAGLDIFLNGLREGVVGVGTFQETLWTHNFCDDVLPNVSFSSVESPDREVMLQYLIEQLPFDKQRRKPIKQKKHGFTVRPFGHIRKVDTWEKKALTGPTGFASSGAFGGGGLPTFDLGCPGDLMPLIRSSVAPSTWRAYDGVRPSVWIVGLSYIYWAARRAELYPGGRSLVFVDIDVIWRGMRGLTWSQVLPEVAHITRGSSSPAIVVIHAGGNYLSSFPLAELLTLIRSDMDEFPSFFLLMRLIWSEVIPKLVWRGARELDAMERSRRSLNQRISSFVKFKNGVVVRHHRLEGDNSGFLISDGVHSYEAGLDIFLNGLREGVVQAMLSFGGSQLSVFAPPWRKGGVLLVVKIPARESGRQ